The bacterium (Candidatus Blackallbacteria) CG13_big_fil_rev_8_21_14_2_50_49_14 genome includes a window with the following:
- a CDS encoding 3' terminal RNA ribose 2'-O-methyltransferase Hen1, producing the protein MLLTLTTTHAPATDLGYLMHKNPARVQHFDVSFGQVHVFYPEVSEERCTLALVLDIDPIGQVREHNPAWEGFALGQYVNDRPYVASSFMSVAIAQVLGSALNGRCREKPLLADLPIPLTAKLSVVASRGGPGLLEALFAPLGYQLTITRHPLEPRFPEWGESPYYTLELSHTLHLSALLTHLYVLLPVLDNDKHYFIGPEEVEKLLKRGEGWLSAHPACELITRRYLRHQKRLTDLALQRLQEEPMAFEGQKKQSQEEALEQPLSLNQRRLERVAEVIAQSGVASAADLGCGEGQLLQLLWQQASLKKIIGMDVSSRSLEKASRRLHTERFSEKQQERLALFQGSLVYRDRRLQGVEAVVAVEVMEHLEPFRLEAFTQVIFEDLQPEYVVLTTPNAEYNALFPLLPAGSFRHSDHRFEWSRAEFEAWCLDIARKRHYRLRFEPIGPCDEVLGAPTQTVVQNESSSHLESRDSGCDLS; encoded by the coding sequence ATGCTTCTGACCCTGACCACGACCCATGCTCCGGCGACGGATTTGGGCTATCTGATGCACAAAAATCCTGCACGGGTGCAGCATTTTGACGTTTCTTTCGGGCAGGTGCATGTTTTTTATCCCGAAGTCAGTGAAGAGCGCTGTACTTTGGCCCTGGTGCTGGATATTGACCCGATTGGACAGGTGCGTGAGCACAACCCTGCCTGGGAAGGTTTTGCCCTGGGGCAGTATGTCAATGATCGGCCCTATGTGGCCTCTTCGTTTATGAGCGTGGCGATAGCACAGGTTTTGGGGTCGGCCCTGAATGGGCGCTGCCGTGAAAAGCCCTTGCTGGCGGATCTTCCCATTCCGCTGACCGCCAAACTTTCAGTGGTGGCCAGCCGGGGCGGGCCGGGTTTACTTGAGGCCCTGTTTGCCCCCTTGGGCTATCAGCTCACGATTACGCGTCACCCGCTTGAACCCCGTTTCCCGGAATGGGGAGAAAGCCCCTACTACACCTTGGAATTAAGTCATACACTGCATCTCAGTGCCCTGCTGACCCATCTTTACGTGCTTTTGCCAGTGCTGGATAACGACAAACACTATTTTATTGGGCCAGAAGAAGTTGAAAAACTGCTCAAGCGTGGCGAGGGCTGGCTTTCCGCTCATCCTGCCTGTGAGTTGATCACCCGGCGTTATCTGCGCCATCAGAAGCGATTAACCGATTTGGCTCTGCAGCGCCTGCAGGAAGAGCCTATGGCTTTTGAGGGGCAAAAAAAACAATCGCAGGAAGAGGCGCTTGAACAGCCGCTCAGCCTGAATCAACGGCGCCTGGAGCGGGTGGCCGAGGTTATTGCCCAGTCGGGGGTGGCTTCTGCGGCTGATTTGGGCTGTGGCGAGGGCCAGCTTTTGCAATTGCTTTGGCAGCAGGCGTCTCTCAAGAAAATCATCGGCATGGATGTGTCTTCCCGCAGTCTTGAAAAGGCTTCCCGCCGTCTGCATACCGAGCGTTTCAGTGAAAAACAGCAAGAGCGTCTTGCCTTGTTTCAGGGCTCTCTGGTCTATCGCGATCGGCGTTTGCAGGGGGTTGAAGCGGTGGTGGCCGTTGAAGTCATGGAGCATTTGGAACCCTTTCGCCTGGAGGCTTTCACCCAGGTGATTTTTGAAGATCTGCAACCAGAATATGTGGTTTTGACCACTCCCAATGCCGAATACAATGCGCTTTTCCCTCTTTTGCCAGCCGGTAGTTTTCGCCACAGTGATCACCGCTTTGAATGGAGCCGGGCTGAATTTGAAGCCTGGTGTCTTGATATTGCGCGTAAGCGGCACTATCGCCTGCGCTTTGAGCCGATTGGCCCCTGCGATGAGGTCTTGGGTGCCCCGACTCAAACAGTAGTTCAGAATGAAAGTTCTTCGCACCTTGAATCACGAGATTCGGGGTGCGATTTAAGTTT
- a CDS encoding transcriptional regulator, translating into MNSSILNSIYETAKGLHDAGVMKPETLREFDALCLPQVKEYSPAQIKKIRIKQGVSQAVFAAYLNTTVSTIQKWEQGKKKPNSLSLKLLNLVDQKGLDVLV; encoded by the coding sequence ATGAATAGCTCGATATTAAACAGTATTTATGAAACCGCAAAGGGTTTACATGATGCGGGTGTCATGAAGCCTGAAACGCTGCGGGAATTCGATGCCCTTTGTTTACCCCAGGTGAAAGAATATTCACCGGCTCAAATAAAAAAAATCCGCATCAAACAAGGCGTAAGTCAGGCTGTTTTCGCTGCCTATCTCAATACCACCGTATCGACCATTCAGAAGTGGGAGCAGGGAAAAAAGAAGCCCAACAGTCTCTCGTTGAAACTTCTCAATCTGGTCGATCAAAAGGGTTTAGACGTCTTAGTTTAA
- a CDS encoding MATE family efflux transporter encodes MSTSALRFPDQARRQKILQLSLPIIGGMVSQNILNLVDTAMVGSLGNQALAAVGIGSFANWMAMAFITGLSAGVQAMAARRMGESKEGEMAIPLNGGLLLAFALAAPWSLLLFFLAPLLFPFLNPDPAVAIHGVPYLQARLLGMVAVAMNFSFRGYWNGINYSGVYMRTLIVMHLANIVLSYLLIFGVLGLPALGTAGAGIGTTLATFLGTALYFIEALRVARKNGFLKGLPRGETLVTMLRLAVPAGIQQLFFSAGMTSFFWIVGRVGTAELAASNVLVNLLLVAILPGMAFGMACASLVGQALGRSDPEDARLWGWEVSWIACLSVGMLSLPAVFFPDMILGLFIHDPHTLALARFPLQLVALTMALDTLGSVLMQALLGAGDSRRVMLVSVGFQWGLYLPLLFVLTQIGLLGLTGIWVLQMGYRAIQTLVFTRLWQAGHWQKIRV; translated from the coding sequence ATGAGCACTTCCGCCCTGCGTTTTCCTGATCAAGCCCGACGCCAGAAAATTCTTCAGCTTTCGCTGCCGATTATCGGGGGCATGGTTTCGCAAAATATTTTGAATCTGGTCGATACCGCCATGGTCGGCTCTTTGGGCAACCAGGCTCTGGCTGCTGTGGGGATCGGCAGTTTTGCCAATTGGATGGCCATGGCCTTTATCACCGGGCTTTCGGCTGGGGTTCAGGCCATGGCGGCCCGGCGCATGGGCGAAAGCAAAGAGGGTGAAATGGCCATTCCGCTCAATGGGGGGCTTTTGCTGGCCTTTGCCCTGGCAGCCCCCTGGTCTTTGCTCTTGTTTTTCCTGGCGCCCCTGCTCTTTCCCTTTCTCAATCCCGACCCCGCGGTTGCCATTCACGGCGTGCCCTACCTCCAAGCCCGACTGCTGGGTATGGTGGCTGTGGCCATGAACTTTTCCTTTCGCGGCTATTGGAATGGCATCAATTATTCGGGGGTGTATATGCGCACCTTGATCGTGATGCATCTTGCCAATATTGTACTCAGCTATCTGCTGATTTTCGGAGTCTTGGGTCTGCCGGCCCTGGGCACGGCAGGAGCCGGGATAGGCACCACCCTTGCCACATTTTTGGGCACGGCCCTGTATTTTATCGAAGCCCTGCGCGTGGCCCGTAAAAATGGTTTTCTCAAGGGCCTGCCCCGTGGCGAAACCCTGGTTACCATGCTGCGTCTGGCGGTTCCCGCAGGCATTCAGCAATTGTTTTTCTCAGCGGGCATGACCAGCTTTTTCTGGATTGTGGGCCGCGTCGGCACCGCTGAACTGGCTGCATCGAATGTCTTGGTCAACCTGCTACTGGTCGCCATTTTACCCGGCATGGCCTTTGGCATGGCCTGCGCTTCGCTGGTCGGGCAGGCCCTCGGGCGCTCAGATCCTGAAGACGCCCGACTCTGGGGCTGGGAAGTCTCCTGGATCGCCTGTCTGAGTGTGGGCATGCTTTCGCTGCCTGCTGTTTTTTTCCCCGATATGATTCTGGGGCTCTTTATACACGATCCCCACACCCTGGCGCTGGCACGGTTTCCCTTGCAATTGGTGGCTCTGACCATGGCCCTCGATACCCTGGGCTCGGTGCTAATGCAGGCCTTGCTTGGTGCAGGTGACAGCCGCCGGGTGATGTTGGTTTCGGTCGGCTTTCAATGGGGCCTTTATTTGCCCCTGCTCTTTGTCTTGACCCAAATCGGCCTGCTCGGCCTGACCGGCATCTGGGTGCTGCAAATGGGCTACCGTGCAATTCAAACCCTGGTCTTTACCCGGCTTTGGCAAGCCGGGCACTGGCAGAAAATCAGGGTTTAA
- a CDS encoding SIMPL domain-containing protein — protein sequence MNEKQSPYFLAGMVVLSAALVASAWLGAKALGNLRSSDQTVSVTGSARKSIRSDFAIWRSSVGVESATQQQAYAALQEHVKTIKNYFFQEKGIPAEALRLGAVQTSSLPELLPNGNDSGKIRGYRLSQSFEIQLADVKKIETLAQESGELIQRGLPFDSYPPEYLYTRLSDLRVEMLSEATKDARLRAEQILKSAGSHLGPVRAVRTGVFQITRPHSTEVSDSGLYDTGTIEKDITAVLTLSFAVD from the coding sequence ATGAACGAAAAACAATCTCCTTATTTTCTGGCGGGCATGGTGGTCTTATCTGCGGCTTTGGTGGCTTCAGCCTGGTTGGGAGCCAAGGCCCTGGGCAATCTGCGCAGCTCAGATCAAACCGTGAGTGTAACCGGCTCAGCACGCAAGTCGATTCGCTCAGACTTCGCGATCTGGCGCAGCTCTGTGGGGGTGGAAAGCGCAACCCAACAGCAGGCCTACGCAGCCTTGCAGGAACACGTCAAAACGATTAAAAATTATTTTTTTCAGGAAAAGGGCATTCCTGCTGAAGCTTTGCGCCTGGGCGCGGTTCAAACCTCAAGCCTGCCTGAACTTTTGCCCAATGGCAATGACTCGGGCAAGATTCGCGGCTATCGCTTGAGCCAGAGTTTTGAAATTCAATTGGCCGATGTCAAAAAAATTGAGACCCTGGCGCAGGAATCAGGGGAGTTGATTCAAAGAGGGCTCCCCTTCGACTCCTATCCCCCCGAGTACCTCTATACCCGTTTGAGTGACCTGCGTGTGGAAATGCTGTCTGAGGCCACCAAAGACGCGCGTTTGCGGGCTGAACAGATTCTCAAAAGCGCGGGCAGCCATTTGGGCCCTGTGCGGGCGGTACGCACGGGTGTTTTTCAGATCACCCGTCCGCATTCGACCGAAGTCAGTGATTCAGGCCTGTACGATACCGGCACGATTGAAAAGGATATTACTGCCGTTTTGACCCTGTCCTTCGCAGTGGATTAA
- a CDS encoding sulfite reductase subunit A yields the protein MSTETFSFDSSGLETLIQTLKSAGYLTLGPICRDGAIVYDEISGVSDLPQGWGDEQAPGVYRLKERKDQALFGYAVGPQSWKKYLHPPRLRLWRARQLENKLQIEKEETAVPRYALIGARACEIAAIQIQDTVLAEGPYADNTYLARRKALLIVAVQCTAPAATCFCTSQNTGPGVTSGADLILTEVLQEGSPHYLAQAGSPQGAEILEKLAFEKACSEDLKAAEQALVQAEQRISRQLQGEIARQTLQNASHDPHWQTLGERCLSCSNCTMVCPTCFCTSLEDLTTLGGEAERWRQWDSCFNLSFSYMGGGHIRQSPASRYRQWLTHKLVHWQDQFDSSGCVGCGRCISWCPVGIDLTEEVKQFAPPKSENMPERA from the coding sequence ATGTCAACAGAAACCTTCAGTTTTGACAGTTCAGGTCTTGAGACCTTGATTCAAACTCTGAAATCTGCTGGTTATCTCACCCTGGGACCGATCTGTCGGGATGGCGCGATTGTCTATGACGAGATTTCAGGGGTTTCCGATTTACCCCAAGGCTGGGGCGATGAACAGGCCCCAGGCGTTTATCGCCTGAAAGAACGCAAAGACCAGGCTCTTTTTGGCTATGCTGTCGGGCCCCAATCCTGGAAAAAATACCTTCACCCCCCCCGTCTGAGGCTCTGGCGCGCTCGCCAGCTCGAAAACAAATTGCAAATCGAAAAAGAAGAAACCGCTGTGCCCCGTTATGCCCTGATCGGGGCACGGGCCTGTGAAATCGCTGCGATTCAGATTCAGGACACCGTTTTAGCGGAAGGCCCCTATGCCGATAACACGTATCTGGCCCGACGGAAGGCCCTCTTGATTGTGGCCGTACAATGCACAGCTCCAGCAGCGACCTGCTTCTGCACGTCTCAAAACACAGGGCCTGGGGTCACAAGCGGAGCAGACCTGATTTTAACGGAAGTGCTTCAAGAGGGTTCCCCCCATTATCTGGCCCAGGCAGGCAGTCCCCAAGGCGCAGAGATCCTGGAAAAGCTGGCCTTTGAAAAGGCCTGTTCTGAAGATCTGAAAGCCGCAGAGCAGGCCCTGGTTCAGGCTGAGCAGCGCATCAGCCGCCAACTCCAAGGCGAAATAGCACGCCAAACCTTGCAGAATGCTTCTCATGACCCGCATTGGCAAACCTTGGGTGAGCGCTGCCTGAGTTGCAGCAATTGCACGATGGTTTGCCCGACCTGTTTTTGCACGTCCCTTGAAGACCTGACCACTTTAGGGGGAGAGGCCGAGCGCTGGCGTCAGTGGGATTCCTGCTTCAATCTCTCCTTCAGCTATATGGGCGGAGGGCATATCCGTCAAAGCCCAGCCTCACGCTATCGCCAATGGTTGACCCATAAACTGGTTCATTGGCAGGATCAATTCGACAGTTCGGGCTGTGTAGGCTGTGGCCGCTGCATCAGTTGGTGCCCTGTCGGTATCGATCTGACGGAAGAAGTCAAACAATTTGCTCCCCCAAAATCTGAAAACATGCCGGAAAGGGCCTGA
- a CDS encoding Crp/Fnr family transcriptional regulator translates to MQIKEDLIRKQRYFKDLELKHLQALALNAEESHWEAESYIFRIGESARHFYLIGEGSVSLEMHAAQRGMVRIQTLHAGDILGWSWLFPPYKWHFDARVLEPVRGLVFDAETFLDQCEIDHELGYQIQKRFSRMMVERLQATRLQLLDLYQTGEEK, encoded by the coding sequence ATGCAAATCAAAGAAGACCTGATCAGAAAGCAACGTTATTTTAAAGATCTGGAGCTCAAACATCTGCAAGCACTGGCTCTCAATGCAGAGGAAAGCCATTGGGAGGCAGAGAGTTATATTTTTCGGATTGGGGAATCGGCCCGGCATTTTTATCTGATTGGCGAGGGCAGTGTTTCCCTCGAAATGCATGCTGCTCAACGGGGTATGGTGCGGATTCAAACCCTGCATGCCGGTGATATACTGGGTTGGTCCTGGCTCTTTCCCCCCTATAAATGGCATTTTGACGCCCGCGTTTTAGAGCCCGTGCGTGGGCTGGTATTTGATGCAGAAACCTTTCTTGACCAATGTGAAATCGACCATGAACTGGGTTACCAGATTCAAAAACGCTTCTCGCGCATGATGGTTGAACGTCTTCAGGCCACCCGTCTGCAATTACTCGATCTTTACCAAACAGGAGAGGAAAAATGA
- a CDS encoding Ni/Fe hydrogenase subunit gamma, whose product MNPDPMLPAIWEVSAVKRENTLTATLELTGNQTFAFAPGQFNMLYLLGLGEIPISISGPAHEPQHLIHTIRAVGMVSRALTEVKPGTQLGVRGPFGSHWPLTAAEGQDLVIIAGGLGLAPVRPVIYKVLQEREKYGRVWLLYGARNPAEILYSEELHTWRSQFDLEVRLTLDRGDEHWRGAVGVVTTLIPRLALDPSCTLAMVCGPEIMMRFVAQALETEGLKQEQIYVSLERNMHCGIGLCGHCQLGPDFICKNGPVFRYDQVAKILTLREV is encoded by the coding sequence ATGAACCCCGACCCCATGTTGCCTGCGATTTGGGAGGTTAGCGCGGTCAAGCGAGAAAATACCCTGACCGCCACCCTTGAGCTCACAGGCAACCAGACCTTTGCTTTTGCCCCAGGTCAGTTCAATATGCTCTATCTGTTGGGCCTGGGTGAAATTCCGATTTCGATCAGTGGACCAGCGCATGAGCCGCAACACCTGATTCATACCATCAGGGCAGTCGGCATGGTCAGCCGGGCACTGACAGAAGTCAAGCCCGGCACCCAACTGGGAGTCAGAGGCCCCTTTGGCTCACACTGGCCCCTGACAGCTGCAGAAGGCCAGGATCTGGTGATCATCGCAGGAGGATTGGGGTTGGCCCCTGTCAGGCCCGTGATTTACAAAGTTTTACAGGAGCGAGAAAAATATGGACGGGTCTGGCTGCTCTATGGGGCACGCAACCCGGCAGAAATACTCTATTCAGAAGAACTTCACACCTGGCGCAGCCAATTTGATCTGGAAGTGCGCCTGACCCTTGATCGCGGCGATGAACACTGGCGCGGAGCCGTGGGCGTTGTCACCACCCTGATTCCCCGTTTGGCACTGGATCCCAGCTGCACCCTTGCAATGGTCTGTGGCCCCGAAATCATGATGCGCTTCGTGGCCCAAGCCCTGGAAACAGAAGGTTTGAAGCAGGAACAGATTTATGTCTCACTGGAGCGCAATATGCACTGTGGCATCGGGCTCTGTGGACATTGCCAACTGGGCCCCGATTTTATCTGCAAAAATGGCCCGGTCTTTCGCTATGACCAGGTAGCCAAGATACTTACCCTGCGGGAGGTTTAA
- a CDS encoding oxidoreductase: protein MSEQTKPRLAVWKFASCDGCQLSLLDCEDELLAVTEAIEIANFPEASRAVVAGPYEVSLVEGSITTPHDAERIQEIRSQSEVLITIGACATAGGIQALRNYADVREYMAVVYARPEYIQTLATSNAIADHVKVDFELRGCPINKKQLLEVILAYLHKRRPVTPRDSLCHSCKLKGNVCVLVAHGTACLGPVTQAGCDAICPSYLRGCYGCFGPQDSPNPTALSARLRELGQSEADLLRLYRSFNANAPAFREESLKHE from the coding sequence ATGTCGGAACAAACCAAACCTCGCCTCGCCGTCTGGAAGTTCGCTTCCTGCGATGGCTGCCAGCTCAGCCTGCTGGATTGTGAAGATGAACTCTTGGCCGTCACCGAAGCGATTGAAATCGCCAATTTTCCGGAAGCCAGCCGTGCAGTGGTCGCTGGCCCCTACGAAGTCTCACTGGTTGAAGGCTCGATTACTACCCCCCACGATGCCGAGCGGATTCAGGAAATTCGCAGCCAATCCGAAGTCTTGATCACGATTGGCGCCTGTGCCACTGCCGGCGGTATTCAGGCCCTGCGCAATTACGCCGACGTGCGTGAATACATGGCCGTGGTCTATGCCCGGCCCGAGTATATCCAAACCCTGGCAACCTCAAACGCGATCGCCGATCATGTCAAAGTCGATTTTGAATTGCGCGGCTGCCCAATCAATAAGAAGCAATTGCTGGAAGTGATTCTGGCTTATCTGCACAAACGCCGCCCGGTCACCCCGCGCGACAGCCTCTGCCACAGTTGTAAGCTCAAGGGCAATGTCTGCGTACTTGTCGCCCATGGCACAGCCTGTCTGGGGCCTGTGACCCAAGCCGGTTGTGACGCCATTTGCCCCAGTTATCTGCGTGGTTGTTATGGCTGTTTTGGCCCCCAAGACAGCCCCAATCCCACCGCCTTGAGCGCCCGTCTGCGCGAACTGGGCCAATCGGAAGCCGATCTGCTGCGCCTTTACCGCAGCTTCAATGCCAATGCCCCGGCCTTTCGGGAGGAAAGTTTAAAACATGAGTGA
- a CDS encoding Ni/Fe hydrogenase subunit alpha, translating into MSEKKTRTIHVDYLARVEGEGALYLEIEAGKMLDLQLKIFEPPRFFEAFLRGRDYREAPDITSRICGICPIAYQMGAAQAMEAILGLKVEGPLRDLRRLIYCGEWIESHVLHIYMLHAPDFLGYQDAVTLAKDAPEIVRRGLRLKKIGNDLMTLLGGREIHPINLKIGGFYRLPEAKDLLSFQPELEWAIQAAEETVRWASGFRFPALERDYEYVALSHPDEYAIHEGRLLSNRGLDIPVSEFEQHFEEEHVARSNALHSLHKGHGAYLVGPLARYNLNWAKLSPRVQALAEEVGIAEQCHNPFKSILVRGLEVLYACEEALRLIEAYQKPTAAAVSAPLRAGTGHGCTEAPRGICYHRYSIDSAGVIEAARIVPPTSQNQKTIEEDLRDYVPRHLHKTDQELQWDCEQAIRNYDPCISCATHFLKLEVTRQ; encoded by the coding sequence ATGAGTGAAAAAAAAACACGCACGATCCATGTCGATTATCTGGCCCGAGTCGAAGGCGAAGGCGCCCTGTATCTCGAAATTGAAGCGGGTAAGATGCTCGATCTGCAACTCAAGATTTTTGAACCTCCGCGCTTTTTTGAAGCCTTTCTCAGGGGGCGCGACTACCGCGAAGCCCCGGATATTACCTCGCGCATCTGCGGCATTTGCCCGATTGCCTATCAAATGGGAGCGGCCCAGGCCATGGAGGCCATTCTCGGTCTGAAAGTGGAAGGCCCCCTGCGAGATTTGCGCCGCTTGATCTACTGCGGAGAATGGATTGAAAGCCATGTCCTGCATATCTATATGCTCCACGCCCCTGATTTTTTGGGCTACCAGGACGCCGTCACGCTTGCCAAAGACGCCCCTGAAATCGTGCGCCGGGGCCTGCGTCTGAAAAAAATCGGCAATGACCTGATGACCCTTTTGGGAGGACGCGAAATTCACCCCATCAACCTCAAAATTGGGGGCTTTTACCGCTTGCCTGAGGCCAAAGACCTGCTCAGCTTCCAACCCGAACTGGAATGGGCGATTCAGGCTGCCGAAGAGACGGTGCGCTGGGCTTCAGGCTTTCGCTTTCCGGCCTTGGAGCGCGATTATGAATACGTGGCTCTGAGCCACCCCGATGAATACGCGATCCATGAAGGGCGCCTGCTTTCCAACCGGGGACTGGATATTCCCGTTTCAGAGTTTGAGCAGCATTTTGAAGAGGAACACGTGGCCCGCTCCAACGCTCTGCACAGTCTTCACAAGGGGCATGGTGCCTATCTGGTCGGGCCGCTGGCACGCTATAACCTAAACTGGGCAAAGCTCAGCCCACGGGTACAGGCTTTGGCTGAAGAAGTGGGCATTGCAGAACAATGCCACAACCCTTTCAAAAGCATTCTTGTGCGCGGTTTGGAAGTGCTTTATGCCTGCGAAGAAGCCCTGCGCCTGATAGAAGCCTATCAAAAACCTACAGCAGCAGCTGTCAGCGCCCCCTTAAGGGCCGGTACCGGCCACGGCTGTACAGAAGCCCCCCGCGGCATCTGCTATCACCGCTACAGCATCGACAGTGCAGGGGTGATTGAAGCGGCTCGAATTGTGCCTCCCACCTCTCAGAACCAAAAAACGATTGAAGAGGATCTGCGCGATTACGTACCGCGTCACCTGCACAAAACCGATCAGGAACTGCAATGGGATTGTGAACAGGCCATTCGCAACTACGACCCCTGTATTTCCTGCGCAACCCATTTTCTCAAACTGGAAGTCACCCGCCAGTGA